A genome region from Bradyrhizobium commune includes the following:
- a CDS encoding pyridoxal-phosphate-dependent aminotransferase family protein: MTVRAGREFLAIPGPTTMPDAVLQAMHRPAIDIYSKQMTDLTESLLRDISKLFSTKGKSYIYIANGHGAWEAALSNVLSRGDKVLVLESGRFAIGWGNAARLMGAEVEVLKGDWRRAVRPHEVEERLRRDTEHTIKAVVVVQIDTASGVQNDIEAIGRAIKAAGHPALYMVDTVASLACMPFEMDKWGVDVAMSGSQKGLMTPPGLGFVSANERALEAHKKANMSTPYWSWSEREGAEHYRKYAGTAPVHLLFALRQAIDLLHEEGLENAFRRHALLGEATRRAVGAWSEGQVLGFNVAEPHERSNTVTTVTMTTGHDPAVLQRYCKEKCGVVLGTGIGDLSGQAFRIAHMGHVNAPMLLGTLGVIEIGLNALKIPHGKGGLEAAVAYLGEQVAV, translated from the coding sequence ATGACCGTTCGCGCGGGCCGGGAATTTCTGGCCATCCCCGGGCCCACCACGATGCCCGACGCCGTGCTCCAGGCGATGCATCGTCCGGCGATCGACATCTACTCCAAACAGATGACGGATCTGACCGAGAGCCTGCTTCGCGACATCTCGAAACTGTTTTCGACCAAGGGCAAATCCTACATCTACATCGCCAACGGTCACGGCGCCTGGGAGGCCGCGCTGAGCAACGTGCTGTCGCGCGGCGACAAAGTGCTGGTGCTGGAGAGCGGACGCTTCGCGATCGGCTGGGGCAATGCTGCAAGGCTGATGGGCGCCGAGGTCGAGGTGCTCAAGGGCGACTGGCGCCGCGCGGTGCGGCCGCACGAGGTCGAGGAACGGCTGCGCCGCGACACCGAGCACACCATCAAGGCCGTCGTCGTCGTCCAGATCGATACGGCCTCGGGCGTGCAGAACGACATCGAGGCGATCGGCAGGGCGATCAAGGCGGCCGGCCATCCCGCGCTGTACATGGTCGACACCGTGGCTTCGCTCGCCTGCATGCCGTTCGAGATGGACAAATGGGGCGTCGACGTCGCGATGTCCGGCTCGCAGAAGGGCCTGATGACGCCGCCCGGCCTCGGCTTCGTCTCCGCCAACGAGCGCGCGCTGGAAGCGCACAAGAAGGCCAACATGTCGACGCCCTATTGGAGCTGGAGCGAACGCGAGGGCGCCGAGCATTATCGCAAATATGCCGGCACCGCGCCGGTGCATCTCTTGTTCGCTTTGCGCCAGGCGATCGACCTCCTGCACGAAGAAGGCCTGGAGAATGCGTTCCGCCGCCACGCTTTGCTTGGCGAGGCCACGCGCCGGGCGGTCGGCGCCTGGTCGGAAGGCCAGGTGCTCGGCTTCAACGTCGCCGAACCCCATGAGCGCTCCAACACCGTGACCACGGTGACCATGACCACCGGCCATGACCCGGCGGTGCTGCAACGCTATTGCAAGGAGAAGTGCGGCGTCGTGCTCGGCACCGGCATCGGCGACCTCTCCGGCCAGGCCTTCCGCATCGCCCATATGGGCCATGTCAACGCGCCGATGCTGCTTGGCACGTTGGGCGTGATCGAGATTGGGTTGAATGCGCTGAAGATCCCGCACGGCAAGGGTGGGCTCGAAGCTGCGGTTGCGTATCTCGGCGAGCAGGTGGCGGTGTAA
- a CDS encoding MBOAT family O-acyltransferase, with protein MLFNSYPFILLFLPAVLAGYFWLGRRSNLTPVIWLAAASLAFYAIGNWQFVALLLISIGFNYGVGYLLIEAKLTPSRRRTALVIGVAGDLLVLGIFKYAGFAADNVNALFGTHLTLHILLPVGISFYTFTQIAFLVDAYRGQVARYALPHYALFVTYFPHLIAGPILHHKDMIPQFEREDTKHPHAHLILCGAIIFAIGLFKKTCLADGIQPLVALAFDARSPSFDQAWCGALAYTFQLYFDFSGYSDMAIGISLMFGIFLPVNFNSPYKATSIVEFWRRWHMTLSQFLRDYLYIPLGGNRHGRVLRYVNLMITMLLGGLWHGAAWTFVVWGALHGAYLCANHAFNALAPNVPPALARPARIAGAVLTFLAVVVAWVFFRAESVAWALRVLRAMADPSNIVFGREEIAALVLVSISAALVWLAPNTQAIMGYDHGNRRVGEDLRAGRLRPLVLYGASLVLALGILGIQSHSEFIYFRF; from the coding sequence ATGCTGTTCAACTCCTATCCGTTCATCCTGCTGTTCCTGCCGGCCGTGCTGGCCGGTTACTTTTGGCTCGGGCGGCGCAGCAATCTGACCCCGGTGATCTGGCTCGCGGCCGCCTCGCTCGCCTTCTATGCCATCGGCAACTGGCAGTTCGTGGCCCTGTTGCTGATCTCGATCGGCTTCAACTATGGCGTCGGCTATCTCCTGATCGAGGCGAAGCTAACGCCATCGCGAAGGCGCACGGCGCTTGTCATTGGCGTTGCCGGGGATCTCCTCGTGCTCGGCATCTTCAAATATGCAGGGTTTGCTGCCGACAACGTCAACGCACTATTTGGTACGCACCTCACGCTCCACATCCTGCTGCCGGTCGGGATTTCCTTTTACACGTTCACGCAGATCGCGTTCCTGGTCGATGCGTATCGCGGGCAGGTCGCGCGTTATGCCTTGCCGCACTACGCGCTGTTCGTGACTTATTTTCCGCATCTGATCGCGGGGCCGATTCTGCACCACAAGGACATGATCCCGCAATTCGAGCGGGAGGACACCAAACACCCGCACGCGCATCTGATCCTGTGCGGTGCCATCATCTTCGCCATCGGTCTGTTCAAGAAGACCTGCCTTGCCGACGGCATCCAGCCGTTGGTCGCGCTCGCCTTCGATGCGCGCTCGCCGAGCTTCGACCAGGCCTGGTGTGGTGCGCTCGCCTACACGTTCCAGCTCTATTTCGACTTCTCCGGCTATTCGGACATGGCGATCGGAATCTCGCTGATGTTCGGCATCTTTCTGCCGGTCAATTTCAACTCGCCCTACAAGGCCACCAGCATCGTCGAGTTCTGGCGGCGCTGGCACATGACCTTGTCGCAATTCTTGCGCGACTATCTCTACATCCCGCTCGGCGGCAATCGCCACGGCCGCGTGCTGCGCTATGTCAACCTGATGATCACGATGCTGCTCGGTGGGCTCTGGCACGGCGCAGCCTGGACTTTTGTCGTTTGGGGCGCACTGCATGGCGCCTATCTCTGCGCCAATCATGCTTTCAATGCGCTGGCGCCGAATGTCCCGCCGGCCCTTGCACGCCCGGCCCGCATCGCGGGTGCGGTGCTGACCTTCCTCGCCGTCGTCGTCGCCTGGGTGTTCTTCCGCGCCGAGAGCGTCGCATGGGCGCTGCGCGTGCTCCGCGCCATGGCTGATCCCTCGAATATCGTGTTCGGCCGCGAGGAGATCGCGGCGCTGGTGTTGGTCTCCATCTCCGCCGCGCTGGTGTGGCTGGCGCCGAACACGCAAGCGATCATGGGATACGATCACGGCAACCGCCGGGTCGGCGAGGACTTGCGGGCAGGGCGACTGCGACCGCTGGTTCTCTACGGCGCATCGCTGGTGCTCGCGCTTGGGATTCTCGGCATCCAGAGCCACAGCGAATTCATCTATTTCAGGTTCTGA
- a CDS encoding S9 family peptidase encodes MTQAKTRSQPPVAPRRPHSFTRHGITVADDYAWLKDAKWQEVLRDPAVLDPDIRKYLDQENVYTDSLLGHTAGLQKTLVGEMRGRIKEDDSSVPSPDGAFAYFRKFREGGQHELFGRMPRDGGDSHIVLDGDALAKDHKYFKFGASRHSDDHKLQAWSADTKGSEYFTIRVRDWATGTDLDDVVEETDGGVVWSKDCKSFFYVKLDDNHRPMQVWRHKLGTKQADDTLVYEEQDSGWFTHLHESTSGRFCVIAGGDHETSEQRLIDLANPEAPPRLVAAREEGVQYSLADRGDELFILTNADDAIDFKIVTAPLASPERANWRDLIPYRPGIYVIDLDLYAGHLVRLERANALPSIVIRDLATKKEHAIAFDEAAYSLDTMGSYEFETTNLRFAYSSMTTPSEVYDYDMAKRTRVLRKRQEIPSGHNAADYVTTRIMAKAQDGAEVPVSILYRRGLKLDGAAPLLLYGYGSYGMAMPASFNANRLSLVDRGFVYAIAHIRGGADKGWGWYLDGRREKKTNSFDDFAASARALIDAKYTSRKRIVGHGGSAGGMLMGAVANRAGELFAGIVAEVPFVDVLNTMLDDTLPLTPPEWPEWGNPIESEKDFRTILSYSPYDNVAAKDYPAILAMGGLTDPRVTYWEPAKWIARLRATMRGGGPVLLRTNMGAGHGGASGRFNRLDEVAIVYAFALWAAGMAEAKV; translated from the coding sequence GTGACCCAGGCCAAAACACGTTCCCAGCCCCCCGTCGCCCCGCGCCGGCCGCATTCGTTTACCCGCCACGGCATCACCGTGGCCGACGACTATGCCTGGCTGAAGGACGCGAAATGGCAGGAGGTGCTGCGCGATCCCGCGGTGCTCGATCCCGACATCCGCAAATATCTCGACCAGGAAAACGTCTACACCGACAGCCTGCTCGGCCACACCGCTGGTCTCCAGAAAACGCTGGTCGGCGAGATGCGCGGACGGATCAAGGAGGACGATTCCAGCGTGCCGTCGCCGGACGGGGCCTTCGCCTATTTCCGCAAGTTTCGCGAGGGCGGACAGCATGAGCTGTTCGGCCGGATGCCGCGCGACGGCGGCGACAGCCATATCGTGCTCGACGGCGACGCGCTCGCAAAAGACCACAAATATTTCAAGTTCGGCGCCAGCCGCCATTCCGACGATCACAAGCTCCAGGCCTGGAGCGCCGATACCAAGGGCTCCGAATATTTTACGATCCGCGTCCGCGACTGGGCGACGGGCACGGATCTCGACGATGTCGTCGAGGAGACCGACGGCGGCGTCGTCTGGAGCAAGGATTGCAAGAGCTTCTTCTATGTGAAGCTCGACGACAATCACCGGCCGATGCAGGTGTGGCGGCACAAGCTCGGCACAAAACAGGCCGACGACACGCTCGTCTACGAAGAGCAGGATTCCGGCTGGTTCACCCATCTGCATGAGAGCACCAGCGGACGCTTCTGCGTGATCGCGGGCGGCGATCACGAAACCTCCGAGCAGCGGCTGATCGATCTTGCGAACCCCGAGGCGCCGCCGCGGCTGGTTGCGGCGCGTGAAGAGGGTGTGCAATATTCGCTCGCCGACCGCGGCGACGAGCTCTTCATCCTCACCAATGCCGACGATGCCATCGACTTCAAGATCGTCACCGCGCCACTGGCCTCGCCTGAGCGCGCGAACTGGCGCGACCTGATCCCCTACCGTCCAGGCATCTACGTGATCGACCTCGACCTCTATGCCGGCCATCTGGTGCGGCTGGAGCGCGCCAATGCGCTGCCGTCAATCGTGATCCGCGACCTCGCGACCAAGAAAGAGCACGCGATCGCGTTCGACGAGGCCGCCTATTCGCTGGACACGATGGGCTCCTACGAATTCGAGACGACGAATTTGCGCTTCGCCTATTCGTCGATGACGACGCCGTCGGAAGTCTATGACTACGACATGGCGAAGCGTACGCGCGTGCTTCGCAAGCGCCAGGAGATTCCGTCCGGCCACAACGCGGCCGACTACGTCACCACCCGCATCATGGCGAAGGCGCAAGACGGCGCCGAGGTGCCGGTGTCGATCCTCTATCGCCGCGGCTTGAAGCTCGACGGCGCGGCACCGCTCTTGCTCTACGGCTACGGCTCCTACGGCATGGCGATGCCGGCCTCGTTCAACGCCAACCGCCTGTCGCTGGTCGACCGCGGCTTCGTATACGCCATCGCCCATATCCGCGGCGGCGCCGACAAGGGCTGGGGCTGGTATCTCGACGGCAGGCGGGAGAAGAAGACAAATTCGTTCGACGATTTCGCCGCCAGCGCCCGTGCACTGATCGATGCGAAATACACGAGCCGCAAGCGCATCGTCGGCCATGGCGGCTCGGCCGGCGGCATGCTGATGGGCGCGGTGGCGAACCGCGCCGGCGAGCTGTTCGCCGGCATCGTCGCCGAGGTGCCGTTCGTCGACGTGCTCAACACCATGCTCGACGACACGCTGCCGCTGACGCCGCCCGAATGGCCGGAATGGGGCAACCCGATCGAGAGCGAGAAGGATTTTCGCACCATCCTGTCCTACTCGCCCTACGACAATGTCGCTGCAAAGGACTATCCGGCGATCCTGGCGATGGGCGGGCTCACCGATCCGCGCGTCACCTATTGGGAGCCCGCCAAATGGATCGCCCGCCTGCGCGCGACCATGCGCGGCGGAGGCCCGGTCCTGCTCCGCACCAACATGGGCGCTGGCCATGGCGGCGCCTCGGGGCGGTTCAACCGTCTCGATGAAGTCGCGATCGTGTATGCGTTCGCGCTATGGGCGGCGGGGATGGCGGAGGCCAAGGTGTAA
- a CDS encoding IS701 family transposase — MDLNQGEGSEARFTAYVAGLGSVIGQAVRMRPLRDYCTGLMLPGERKSVEPMAARTAPARTAAQHQSLLHFVGNATWSDADVLAKVREMALPAIEKSGPIEAWIIDDTSFPKQGKHSVGVHHQYCGQLGKQANCQVAVSLSIANHAASLPATYRLYLPETWAKDRARRKKAGVPKEIKFRTKPEIALEQIRWACEAGLPRGVGLMDTAYGNDSRLRAGMTALGVLYVAGILPNTLMWRPGTRPRRKDKPLNNTGRRDEPDLVSAKEVTLALPKQAWRTVTWREGSADRLSSRFARVRVRVGYNKLIPEKLSPEWLLIEWPEGEAEPTKYWLSTLPETISFERLVDLAKLRWRIERDYQELKQEVGLSHYEGRGWRGFHHHATLCIAAYGFLIAEQATIPPSGPRSAAPVPLPRLPDDYRPRGSAHAA, encoded by the coding sequence ATGGATCTCAATCAGGGTGAAGGCAGCGAGGCACGGTTTACGGCGTATGTGGCGGGGCTTGGAAGTGTGATCGGTCAGGCCGTGCGGATGAGACCACTGCGTGACTATTGCACCGGCTTGATGCTGCCGGGTGAACGCAAGAGCGTCGAGCCGATGGCGGCGCGCACGGCCCCGGCGCGGACGGCAGCCCAGCACCAATCACTGTTGCATTTTGTCGGTAACGCGACCTGGTCGGACGCGGACGTGCTTGCCAAGGTCCGCGAGATGGCGCTGCCCGCGATCGAGAAGAGCGGGCCGATCGAGGCGTGGATCATCGACGACACGTCATTCCCCAAGCAGGGCAAGCATTCGGTCGGCGTCCACCACCAATATTGCGGTCAGCTCGGCAAGCAGGCCAACTGCCAGGTGGCGGTGTCTCTGTCGATCGCCAACCATGCCGCCAGTCTTCCAGCGACTTATCGGCTGTATTTGCCGGAGACTTGGGCGAAGGATCGCGCGCGCCGGAAGAAGGCGGGCGTTCCGAAGGAGATCAAGTTTAGGACCAAACCAGAGATCGCGCTGGAGCAGATACGTTGGGCTTGCGAGGCCGGCCTGCCGCGCGGTGTCGGATTGATGGACACGGCCTATGGCAATGACTCGCGGCTACGCGCGGGAATGACAGCCTTGGGCGTGCTCTATGTAGCCGGCATTTTGCCTAATACATTGATGTGGCGACCCGGCACTCGCCCACGGCGCAAGGACAAGCCGCTGAACAATACCGGCCGACGCGACGAGCCCGATCTTGTCTCGGCCAAGGAAGTGACGCTTGCTCTGCCGAAGCAGGCCTGGCGTACGGTGACGTGGCGGGAAGGCTCGGCCGACCGGCTGTCCTCGCGCTTTGCACGTGTGCGCGTCCGTGTCGGGTACAACAAACTGATCCCCGAGAAGCTGTCGCCGGAATGGCTGCTGATCGAATGGCCCGAGGGGGAAGCAGAGCCTACCAAATACTGGCTCTCAACGCTGCCGGAGACCATCAGCTTCGAGCGGCTCGTCGATCTCGCCAAGCTTCGCTGGCGCATCGAGCGCGACTATCAAGAACTCAAGCAAGAGGTCGGGCTCAGTCACTACGAGGGACGCGGCTGGCGTGGCTTCCATCACCACGCAACTCTGTGCATCGCAGCCTACGGCTTCCTGATCGCCGAGCAGGCGACGATTCCCCCCTCAGGACCTCGTTCCGCCGCGCCAGTCCCGCTACCTCGCTTACCCGACGATTATCGACCCAGAGGCTCCGCCCACGCGGCCTGA
- a CDS encoding caspase family protein, translating into MNVRQLDISRRSIAVAAALVGTVSLAIGAHAALNMRSLDAAKAVSTDQVTGSVGQTSRLALVIGNGHYPDASAPLTQSINDARALSSSLRKSGFDVDMVEDASKDDMARAVSRLKARIKRDSVVMLFFGGYGVQAGRESYMLPVDAVIWKESDVRRQGVSIEGVLDMMKEQGAKAKLVVVDASRRNPFERRFRSYSHGLAPIGTPDNALILSSASPGKVVDDGKGEHSTLVGELLNNLDAQGSAESVFNKTRVAISRASEGDQVPAVSSSLLEDVHFNEAGG; encoded by the coding sequence ATGAATGTAAGGCAGCTCGACATCTCCCGACGCTCGATTGCCGTCGCCGCAGCCCTCGTCGGCACGGTGTCGCTGGCGATCGGCGCCCATGCTGCCCTCAACATGCGTTCGCTCGATGCCGCCAAGGCCGTCTCGACCGACCAGGTCACGGGTTCGGTCGGCCAGACCTCGCGCCTCGCGCTCGTCATCGGCAACGGTCACTATCCCGATGCCAGCGCGCCGTTGACGCAGTCGATCAACGACGCCCGCGCGCTGTCCTCGAGCTTGCGCAAGAGCGGCTTTGACGTCGACATGGTGGAAGACGCGAGCAAGGACGACATGGCCCGCGCCGTCAGCCGCCTGAAGGCGCGGATCAAGCGCGACAGCGTCGTCATGCTGTTCTTCGGCGGCTATGGCGTGCAGGCGGGCCGCGAAAGCTACATGCTGCCGGTCGATGCCGTGATCTGGAAGGAGAGCGACGTCCGCCGCCAGGGCGTCTCCATCGAGGGCGTGCTCGACATGATGAAGGAGCAGGGTGCCAAGGCCAAGCTCGTCGTGGTCGACGCTTCCCGCCGCAATCCTTTTGAGCGCCGCTTCCGCTCCTATAGCCACGGCCTCGCGCCGATCGGCACGCCCGACAATGCGTTGATCCTCTCCTCCGCTTCACCCGGCAAGGTCGTCGACGACGGCAAGGGCGAGCACTCGACGCTGGTCGGCGAGCTCCTCAACAATCTCGATGCGCAGGGCAGCGCCGAAAGCGTCTTCAACAAGACCCGCGTCGCCATCTCCCGCGCCTCCGAAGGCGACCAGGTCCCGGCCGTCTCATCCTCGCTGCTCGAGGACGTCCACTTCAACGAAGCCGGCGGCTAG
- a CDS encoding thermonuclease family protein, whose protein sequence is MLRKFLIALSLLAVPPLAQAADITGTAKVRDGDSVLIGNTRIRLGGIDAPSADQLCLNNKSERWTCGAAARDELAKYSEGKNWVCHARAIDRRGRTVARCEVGGEDIQKWLVRSGWALSYTRVSHDYDADEAAAREAKAGMWQGAFIAPWDWRVRNKKTAILGATKPPEGAHSVLLASASGPVAPSPDCTIKGNVNSSGECIYHQPTSRWYTQIKMKISKGTRWFCSVEEAEAAGCRETKR, encoded by the coding sequence ATGTTGCGAAAATTCCTGATTGCGCTGTCTCTGCTTGCAGTCCCACCGCTGGCACAGGCCGCAGATATCACCGGCACGGCAAAAGTCCGCGACGGCGATTCCGTCCTGATCGGCAACACACGGATCCGGCTCGGCGGCATCGACGCGCCTTCGGCCGACCAGCTCTGCCTCAACAACAAGTCCGAACGCTGGACTTGCGGCGCGGCAGCGCGCGACGAGCTCGCCAAATACAGCGAGGGCAAGAACTGGGTCTGCCATGCCCGCGCGATCGACCGGCGCGGCCGCACTGTGGCGCGCTGTGAGGTCGGCGGCGAGGACATCCAGAAATGGCTGGTGCGCAGCGGCTGGGCACTGTCCTACACCCGCGTTTCGCACGATTACGACGCCGACGAGGCTGCCGCGCGTGAGGCCAAGGCCGGGATGTGGCAGGGCGCCTTCATCGCGCCCTGGGACTGGCGCGTGCGCAACAAGAAGACCGCCATTTTGGGCGCCACCAAGCCGCCGGAGGGAGCGCATTCCGTGCTGCTCGCCTCGGCCTCCGGGCCGGTCGCGCCCTCGCCCGACTGCACCATCAAGGGCAACGTCAACTCATCCGGCGAGTGCATCTACCACCAGCCAACCAGCCGCTGGTACACCCAGATCAAGATGAAGATCAGCAAGGGCACCCGCTGGTTCTGCTCGGTGGAGGAAGCGGAAGCCGCCGGCTGCCGCGAAACCAAGCGATAG
- a CDS encoding lactonase family protein, whose amino-acid sequence MLRPNRRIASKAARAAIATTLFAFLALISGARAGMAETFAYVGNADSNDISVFKIAENGEMTPVQTAAFTGVDKPGSSTPLAITPDHRVLIAGVRSQPFLAVSFAIDQKTGLLSHIGNGPLADSMANIATDRTGKVLFSASYGGNKVALNPLGANGVVGEPKQVIPTGLNAHAFLPSPDNRFVFATNLGSDQVLSFAFDATAGTLTPSDPPAHKVPEKSGPRHFVFHPNGKFVYLIHELNGDVAAFSYEAKSGAWEEIQRTTALPEAFNGKDSGQKPWAADIHITPDGRFLYASERTTNTLTAYKVDATSGKLSTIDSVPTEKQPRGFNIDPTGRYLAAVGEMSDGMSVYAIDQSSGALSKLKSYATGKKPNWVEFLALP is encoded by the coding sequence ATGTTGAGACCAAACCGCCGCATCGCATCCAAAGCGGCTCGCGCTGCGATCGCCACCACGCTGTTCGCTTTCCTTGCTCTTATTTCTGGAGCCCGTGCCGGCATGGCCGAAACCTTCGCCTATGTCGGCAATGCCGACTCCAACGACATCAGCGTGTTCAAGATCGCCGAGAACGGCGAGATGACGCCGGTGCAGACGGCGGCCTTCACCGGCGTCGACAAGCCGGGATCCTCGACCCCGCTCGCGATCACGCCCGACCACCGCGTGCTGATCGCCGGCGTCCGTTCGCAGCCGTTCCTGGCGGTCAGCTTCGCGATCGACCAGAAGACGGGCCTCCTCAGCCATATCGGCAACGGCCCGCTCGCCGACAGCATGGCCAACATCGCAACCGACCGCACCGGCAAGGTGCTGTTCAGCGCCTCCTATGGCGGCAACAAGGTCGCGCTGAATCCGCTTGGCGCAAACGGCGTCGTCGGCGAGCCGAAGCAGGTGATCCCGACCGGGCTCAACGCTCACGCCTTCCTGCCCTCACCCGACAACCGCTTCGTGTTCGCGACCAATCTCGGCTCCGACCAGGTGCTGAGCTTTGCGTTCGATGCCACGGCAGGAACGCTCACGCCGAGCGATCCGCCGGCCCACAAGGTGCCCGAGAAATCAGGGCCGCGGCACTTCGTGTTCCATCCGAATGGCAAGTTCGTCTATCTCATCCACGAGCTCAACGGCGATGTCGCCGCCTTCAGCTATGAAGCCAAGAGCGGCGCTTGGGAGGAGATCCAGCGCACCACCGCGTTGCCGGAGGCGTTCAATGGCAAAGACTCTGGTCAAAAGCCCTGGGCCGCCGACATCCACATCACCCCGGACGGCCGCTTCCTCTACGCCTCCGAACGCACCACCAACACGCTCACCGCCTACAAGGTCGATGCCACCAGCGGCAAGCTATCCACGATCGACAGCGTGCCGACCGAGAAGCAGCCGCGCGGCTTCAACATCGATCCGACCGGCCGCTATCTCGCCGCGGTCGGCGAAATGTCCGACGGCATGAGCGTGTATGCGATCGACCAGAGCAGCGGCGCGCTCAGCAAGCTGAAATCCTACGCCACCGGCAAGAAGCCGAACTGGGTGGAGTTTTTGGCATTGCCGTGA
- a CDS encoding efflux RND transporter periplasmic adaptor subunit, which produces MRPLSARSFSRSLIALGGLLLLSQPTLAADDDAPKGPAVTVLKAAKSCFSDIVEASGTIIAREETSVRPERPGLKITEVLAEAGETTTAGQVLARLALPEGGTLQVTAPVAGVIATSTAQIGGLASARGEALFTIVARSEYDLVGMVATNDVRKLANNQTATVRIPGAGDVEGKVRRIGPTVEPNIQQGMVYIGISTQRRLLINASGRALIKTGQSCNVAVPLTAVQYSSAGTVVQVIRRNRVETKRVEIGLMSGGNIEVRDGLNEGDIVVARAGALLREGDPVRPVMATEAAK; this is translated from the coding sequence ATGCGTCCATTGTCTGCGCGTTCCTTTTCCAGATCCCTGATTGCCCTGGGCGGACTGCTGCTGCTGTCCCAGCCCACGCTTGCCGCCGATGACGACGCGCCCAAGGGGCCCGCGGTCACGGTGCTGAAGGCGGCAAAATCCTGTTTCTCCGACATCGTGGAAGCCAGCGGCACGATCATCGCCCGCGAGGAAACCTCGGTGCGGCCCGAGCGTCCGGGGCTGAAGATCACGGAGGTGCTGGCGGAAGCCGGCGAGACCACCACGGCCGGCCAGGTGCTGGCGCGCCTCGCGCTCCCCGAAGGCGGCACACTCCAGGTCACGGCCCCCGTCGCCGGCGTGATCGCCACCTCGACCGCGCAGATCGGCGGGCTTGCCTCGGCCAGAGGCGAGGCGCTGTTCACGATCGTGGCGCGGAGCGAATACGACCTCGTCGGCATGGTCGCGACCAATGACGTGAGGAAGCTCGCCAACAACCAGACTGCGACTGTGCGCATCCCAGGCGCCGGCGATGTCGAGGGCAAGGTGCGCCGCATCGGACCGACCGTCGAGCCCAACATCCAGCAGGGCATGGTCTATATCGGAATCTCGACGCAACGCCGGCTCTTGATCAATGCGAGCGGGCGCGCGCTGATCAAGACCGGGCAGAGCTGCAACGTCGCGGTGCCGCTCACCGCCGTGCAATATTCATCCGCCGGCACCGTGGTGCAGGTGATCCGCCGCAACCGCGTCGAGACCAAGCGCGTCGAGATCGGGTTGATGTCGGGCGGCAATATCGAGGTCCGCGACGGCCTCAACGAGGGCGACATCGTGGTGGCCCGCGCCGGCGCATTGTTGCGCGAAGGCGATCCGGTGCGCCCGGTGATGGCGACGGAAGCGGCGAAGTAA